Proteins co-encoded in one Conger conger chromosome 4, fConCon1.1, whole genome shotgun sequence genomic window:
- the LOC133126256 gene encoding zinc finger MYND domain-containing protein 11-like isoform X3: MSRYLRFIIQRMKERAVDLNKKGKDTKHPMYRRLIHTALEVSNIQENITEGKYKNFDEFKADVKLIVHNTAILFGVNSDQAEMARLLYSDTCHELNELQLCRNCFYLSNARPDNWFCYPCVPNHELVWAKMKGFGYWPAKVLQREENQVDVRFFGHQHQRAWIPAENIQDIQVSAQQLQVKRSTGWKKASEELELHQRFLREGMFWKSKNAPEESHEEEAESGISSTSNEQLKISQEPKAKRGRRSQNPEPKEEDPEPEMEAVSSSQEIPTTPHQPEKLSVSTQTKRASTASPRTLHRSTQTSSDGTCHNKCHEKYTKIFGDVKEMMKADNKRETERVVREALEKLRTEMEEERRQAVTKAVSSVQAEMERKCKQVKEKSKEELMEEVKKMVSHHKQLISQTKKKQWCYNCEEEAMYHCCWNTSYCSIKCQQEHWHADHKRTCRRKR, encoded by the exons ATGAGCAGGTACCTGCGATTCATCATCCAGCGCATGAAGGAGAGG GCTGTTGATCTGAACAAGAAAGGCAAAGACACCAAGCATCCGATGTACAGACGGCTAATCCACACTGCTCTGGAAGTGTCCAACATACAGGAG AATATCACCGAAGGAAAGTACAAGAACTTTGATGAGTTTAAAGCTGATGTCAAGCTGATTGTACATAATACGGCCATTCTATTTGGAG tgaacagtGACCAAGCTGAGATGGCAAGATTGTTGTACAGTGATACTTGTCATGAG CTGAATGAGCTCCAGCTCTGTAGAAACTGTTTCTACCTGTCCAACGCTCGGCCTGATAACTGGTTCTGCTACCCATGT GTACCCAACCATGAGCTGGTTTGGGCCAAGATGAAGGGGTTTGGATACTGGCCTGCAAAGGTCCTGCAGAGAGAAGAAAATCAGGTGGACGTGAGGTTCTTCGGTCACCAACATCaaag GGCATGGATCCCGGCAGAGAACATTCAGGACATCCAGGTGAGCGCACAGCAGCTCCAGGTGAAGAGAAGCACAGGCTGGAAGAAGGCATCTGAGGAACTGGAGCTCCACCAGCGCTTCCTGCGAgagggaatgttctggaagagCAAGAATGCCCCAGAGGAATCACACGAGGAAGAGGCTGAGTCCGGCATCTCCTCCACCAGTAATGAGCAG CTGAAGATCAGCCAGGAGCCCAAAGCCAAGAGAGGCCGGCGCAGCCAGAACCCAGAGCCCAAAGAGGAG GACCCCGAGCCAGAAATGGAGGCAGTCAGCTCTAGCCAGGAGATCCCCACCACGCCACACCAGCCAGAAAAGCTGTCGGTCTCCACCCAGACCAAGCGGGCCAGCACCGCCTCCCCCCGCACCCTGCACCGATCCACCCAGACGAGCAGCGACGGCACCTGTCACAACAAGTGCCACGAGAAGTACACCAAGATCTTCGGCGACGTCAAGGAGATGATGAAAGCCGACAACAAGCGTGAGACTGAGCGGGTGGTCAGGGAGGCCTTGGAGAAG TTGCGgacagagatggaggaggagaggaggcaggCAGTGACAAAGGCAGTCTCCAGCGTCCAGGCAGAGATGGAGCGAAAGTGCAAACAGGTGAAGGAGAAGAGCAAGGAGGAGCTAATGGAAGAGGTGAAAAAGATGGTGTCGCATcacaaacagctgatctcccaGACCAAGAAGAAACAGTGG tgctacAACTGCGAGGAGGAGGCCATGTACCACTGCTGCTGGAACACCTCCTACTGCTCCATAAAGTGTCAGCAAGAGCACTGGCACGCCGACCACAAACGCACCTGCCGCAGGAAGAGATGA